One Myxococcaceae bacterium JPH2 DNA window includes the following coding sequences:
- a CDS encoding triacylglycerol lipase, whose protein sequence is MHAVRSLCVAVAALLFVSFPAHAADTYTKTRYPIVLAHGMAGFDSLFGVVDYFYGINPGLASGGARVYVTHVPSFNSSEARGEALLAQVQDIVARTGCGKVNLIGHSHGGLDVRYVAAVRPDLVASVTTVGTPHKGADLATYLRSNVKGGSFSESVLAYFANSLGTVLGLLSGHTSPQDAVKGLDALTQAGTAAYNAKFPAGVPAASCGQGAATGTNGQRYYSWSGTSVLTNVLDVGDGSLGLSAFFYSESNDGLVGRCSSHFGTVLRDNYGMNHLDEVNQVLGLTNLFESSPVSVFRAHANRLKAAGL, encoded by the coding sequence ATGCACGCCGTTCGCAGCCTTTGTGTTGCCGTCGCCGCGTTGCTGTTCGTCTCCTTCCCGGCGCACGCCGCGGATACGTACACGAAGACCCGGTACCCCATCGTGCTCGCGCACGGCATGGCGGGCTTCGATTCGCTGTTCGGAGTGGTGGACTACTTCTACGGCATCAACCCGGGGCTCGCCTCGGGTGGGGCGCGCGTCTACGTGACGCACGTGCCGTCGTTCAACTCGAGCGAGGCGCGCGGCGAGGCGCTGCTGGCGCAGGTGCAGGACATCGTGGCCCGCACGGGCTGCGGCAAGGTGAACCTGATTGGCCACAGCCACGGCGGCCTGGACGTGCGCTACGTGGCGGCGGTGCGCCCGGACCTGGTGGCGTCCGTGACGACGGTGGGCACGCCGCACAAGGGCGCGGACCTGGCCACGTACCTGCGGTCCAACGTGAAGGGCGGCAGCTTCAGCGAGTCCGTGCTGGCCTACTTCGCCAACAGCCTGGGCACGGTGCTGGGGCTGCTGTCGGGCCACACGTCGCCGCAGGACGCGGTGAAGGGGCTGGATGCGCTGACCCAGGCGGGCACCGCGGCGTACAACGCGAAGTTCCCCGCGGGCGTCCCGGCCGCTTCGTGCGGACAGGGCGCGGCCACCGGCACCAACGGCCAGCGCTATTACTCGTGGTCCGGCACGTCCGTGCTGACCAACGTGCTGGACGTGGGTGACGGCTCGCTGGGGCTCTCGGCGTTCTTCTACAGCGAGAGCAACGACGGCCTCGTGGGCCGGTGCAGCTCGCACTTCGGCACGGTGCTGCGCGACAACTACGGCATGAACCACCTGGACGAGGTGAACCAGGTGCTCGGGCTCACCAACCTCTTCGAGTCGAGCCCGGTGTCCGTGTTCCGCGCGCACGCCAACCGCCTGAAGGCCGCGGGCCTCTAG
- a CDS encoding lipase chaperone yields MGATAGTGEPSTAPVPGSLQDTTEDGALRVDAAGHLVMSADVRRLFDYYLSATGEESPESLRARILASMRAKLPASALDEAMRVLDDYLAYRQAARTLEVPAGSGPEDVAGRLEAVRRLRREQLGTEVADAFFAEDEQHDAVALQRMRLEKDATLSPEERARRIEALEETLPPDMRALRQEALHPLKQQAAERELVASGASAEDLHQYRLSTEGPEATARLEALDQERAQWQRKLTAFRARRQALTASIADPSERAAAAQRLLVDSFSPEERVRVQALDAMDAAQAQQPTP; encoded by the coding sequence ATGGGCGCGACGGCGGGAACGGGAGAGCCCTCGACGGCGCCGGTCCCCGGCTCGCTGCAGGACACCACGGAGGACGGGGCGCTGCGCGTGGATGCAGCGGGCCACCTGGTGATGTCCGCGGACGTGCGGCGGCTGTTCGACTACTACCTCTCCGCCACCGGAGAGGAGTCTCCCGAGTCGCTGCGCGCGCGCATCCTCGCGTCGATGCGGGCGAAGCTGCCGGCCAGCGCCCTGGATGAGGCCATGCGGGTGCTGGACGATTATCTGGCGTATCGGCAGGCCGCGCGCACGCTGGAGGTCCCCGCGGGCAGCGGGCCGGAGGATGTCGCCGGACGACTCGAAGCCGTGCGCCGCTTGCGCCGCGAACAGCTGGGCACCGAGGTCGCGGACGCGTTCTTCGCCGAGGACGAGCAGCACGACGCCGTGGCGCTCCAGCGCATGCGACTGGAGAAGGACGCGACGCTGTCTCCCGAGGAGCGCGCGCGTCGCATCGAGGCCCTGGAGGAGACACTTCCCCCCGACATGCGCGCGCTCCGCCAGGAGGCCCTGCATCCCTTGAAGCAGCAGGCCGCGGAGCGCGAGCTGGTCGCCTCGGGCGCCAGCGCCGAGGACCTGCATCAGTACCGGCTCTCCACCGAGGGACCGGAGGCCACCGCGCGCTTGGAGGCGCTCGACCAGGAGCGCGCGCAGTGGCAACGAAAGCTGACGGCGTTTCGAGCCAGGCGGCAGGCGCTGACGGCGAGCATCGCGGATCCCTCCGAGCGGGCCGCCGCCGCCCAGCGACTCCTGGTCGACTCGTTCAGTCCCGAGGAGCGCGTGCGTGTTCAGGCCCTGGATGCGATGGACGCCGCGCAGGCCCAGCAGCCCACGCCCTGA
- a CDS encoding phosphatase PAP2 family protein, with translation MEQRQGVSGGSEKRARRIAGWTGIIVSALGFLAAATSVSLGATQSLDERAVRALRRPEDVSVPRGPRWMAEAARDVTSLGGAPVLTLVTVGACGFLWSSRRRRDAVWLGSGVLLGWGLNTLFKFAVGRPRPSVVPHLAAVMSFSFPSGHAMMSVIVYLTLAWVLVPRAEDSRPRAYLRGVALMLCLLIGVTRVYLGVHYPSDVLGGWLAGLAWMRVLRAWAAGPARRPSHPGPEHARAPRD, from the coding sequence ATGGAGCAGCGGCAGGGTGTGTCCGGTGGCAGCGAGAAACGAGCACGGCGCATCGCGGGATGGACCGGAATCATCGTCAGCGCGCTGGGGTTCCTGGCCGCGGCGACCTCGGTGTCGCTGGGTGCGACGCAGTCGCTCGATGAGCGCGCGGTCCGGGCCTTGCGTCGCCCGGAGGATGTGTCGGTTCCTCGGGGCCCGCGCTGGATGGCGGAGGCCGCCCGCGACGTCACGTCCCTCGGGGGCGCGCCGGTCCTGACGCTCGTCACGGTGGGCGCGTGCGGCTTCCTGTGGAGCTCGCGGCGACGGCGCGACGCGGTGTGGCTCGGCAGCGGGGTGTTGCTGGGCTGGGGCCTCAACACGCTGTTCAAGTTCGCGGTGGGCCGACCCCGTCCCTCCGTGGTGCCGCACCTCGCGGCGGTGATGTCCTTCAGCTTCCCGAGCGGCCACGCGATGATGTCCGTCATCGTGTACCTGACGCTGGCCTGGGTCCTGGTCCCTCGCGCCGAGGACTCACGTCCGCGCGCCTATCTCCGCGGTGTGGCGCTCATGCTGTGTCTGCTCATCGGCGTCACGCGCGTGTACCTGGGCGTGCACTACCCCTCGGACGTGCTGGGCGGCTGGCTGGCCGGACTCGCGTGGATGCGGGTGCTCAGGGCGTGGGCTGCTGGGCCTGCGCGGCGTCCATCGCATCCAGGGCCTGAACACGCACGCGCTCCTCGGGACTGA
- a CDS encoding protein kinase gives MTGEVLAGRYRLERELGRGGMATVYLATDLRLSRPVAVKRMHPGGDGRRAERFRREAELAASLKHPNVLEVHDYGEDAAHGPYLVCEWVQGQHLRALAESLAPVPVEAALVLAWELSRALGAAHARDIVHRDVKPENVLVAEGGPLKLADFGIAALADQERLTSTGGITGSLPYMAPERIDTGAFSPASDVYAVGVILFELCAGTLPHAGQGTAQLVATVMTKDAPSLAEVAPGTPASVVELVARCLARDARARPVDGGALAEALAEVLARQVGPPAEMSRSFFLAPAQRAQEWRHARFDSLLAEGRALLDRGEGAKAARVLNAAMALRPGSPEVVSLLRGRRGTRRAWGPWKGVALGAGVCVVGVGGWVVASSVHDAALNVSAPAPSGRDMASTEAVHPPTAPRGSRAPPVPGSDGVEGATAPRDGVKAGSPSTGEGADETRAGSHAVQGGGANGAAPLPADGTSTVPPANPVRTGTRDGRGPASPERAPSGRGAAPDSTSSGTVETAAIGGSRAGGSMAGARDVQPVSANDAVRANAHDAAPANPNAGSPSPTEVPTAEAARATLRVTTRPWAEVFVEGQSRGYTPRVRELSLPPGTHHLRLVNPLCDAVELSVTLGAGETVAREVVLPVRKAEVLVKARPGARVFVDGVEVGTAPLSAPLRVEHGRHLITARSSGEAPVQREVEGVAGQRIEVVLEDAP, from the coding sequence ATGACGGGTGAAGTGCTGGCGGGCCGCTACCGCCTGGAGCGTGAGCTGGGCCGGGGCGGCATGGCGACGGTGTATCTGGCCACCGACCTGCGCCTGTCTCGACCCGTGGCGGTCAAGCGGATGCATCCCGGAGGCGACGGACGGCGCGCGGAGCGCTTCCGTCGCGAGGCGGAGCTGGCGGCCTCGCTCAAGCACCCCAACGTCCTGGAGGTCCACGACTACGGCGAGGACGCGGCGCACGGCCCGTACCTCGTCTGCGAGTGGGTGCAAGGTCAGCACCTGCGCGCCCTGGCCGAGTCCCTGGCGCCCGTCCCCGTGGAGGCCGCGCTGGTCCTGGCCTGGGAGCTGTCACGGGCCCTGGGGGCGGCGCACGCGCGAGACATCGTCCACCGGGACGTGAAGCCGGAGAACGTGCTGGTGGCGGAGGGAGGCCCGCTGAAGCTGGCGGACTTCGGCATCGCCGCGCTGGCGGACCAGGAGCGGCTGACCAGCACGGGAGGAATCACCGGCTCGCTGCCGTACATGGCGCCGGAGCGCATCGACACGGGGGCGTTCTCGCCAGCCTCGGACGTGTATGCGGTGGGCGTCATCCTGTTCGAGCTGTGCGCGGGGACGCTGCCGCACGCGGGCCAGGGCACGGCGCAGCTCGTGGCGACGGTGATGACGAAGGACGCGCCGTCGCTCGCGGAGGTCGCGCCGGGGACACCTGCTTCGGTGGTGGAGCTGGTGGCGAGGTGTCTGGCGCGTGATGCGCGAGCGCGCCCGGTGGACGGTGGCGCGTTGGCGGAAGCGCTGGCGGAGGTTCTCGCGCGTCAGGTGGGCCCGCCGGCGGAGATGTCGCGGTCGTTCTTCCTGGCGCCGGCCCAACGCGCCCAGGAGTGGAGGCACGCGCGCTTTGATTCCCTGCTGGCCGAGGGCCGCGCGCTCCTGGACCGAGGCGAGGGCGCGAAGGCCGCGAGGGTCCTGAACGCGGCGATGGCCCTGCGTCCCGGCTCGCCCGAGGTGGTGTCCCTGCTGCGAGGACGGCGAGGGACGCGCCGAGCGTGGGGCCCGTGGAAGGGCGTGGCGCTCGGGGCGGGCGTGTGCGTGGTGGGCGTGGGCGGGTGGGTGGTCGCGTCGTCGGTTCATGACGCCGCGCTGAATGTCTCGGCGCCGGCGCCGTCCGGACGCGACATGGCATCCACGGAGGCAGTCCATCCCCCCACCGCGCCGAGAGGTTCGCGCGCCCCGCCAGTCCCGGGGAGTGACGGGGTGGAAGGGGCCACGGCTCCGCGTGACGGCGTGAAGGCAGGGTCCCCGAGCACGGGCGAAGGTGCTGACGAGACGCGAGCCGGTTCCCACGCGGTGCAAGGTGGCGGTGCGAATGGGGCCGCGCCGCTCCCGGCGGATGGAACATCCACCGTGCCGCCCGCGAACCCGGTTCGGACGGGTACGCGCGATGGCCGAGGTCCGGCATCGCCCGAGCGCGCTCCCAGTGGGCGAGGCGCTGCACCCGATTCAACGTCGTCCGGAACCGTGGAGACGGCGGCCATCGGTGGTTCGCGCGCGGGAGGGAGCATGGCCGGCGCGCGAGATGTGCAGCCGGTGAGCGCGAACGACGCGGTTCGCGCGAATGCGCATGATGCCGCGCCCGCGAACCCCAACGCTGGAAGCCCTTCCCCCACGGAGGTGCCGACAGCGGAGGCAGCCCGAGCCACCTTGCGAGTGACGACGCGCCCCTGGGCCGAAGTCTTCGTGGAAGGTCAAAGCCGAGGCTACACGCCGCGCGTTCGAGAGCTGTCGTTGCCTCCAGGCACGCACCACCTCCGGCTCGTCAATCCGCTCTGCGACGCGGTGGAACTGTCGGTCACGCTTGGCGCGGGCGAGACGGTCGCGCGGGAAGTGGTGCTGCCGGTGCGCAAGGCGGAGGTGCTCGTGAAGGCCCGCCCGGGCGCGCGCGTGTTCGTGGACGGCGTGGAGGTGGGAACCGCGCCCCTGTCCGCGCCACTCCGAGTCGAGCATGGCCGTCACCTCATCACGGCGCGCAGCTCGGGAGAGGCACCGGTGCAGCGCGAGGTGGAGGGCGTGGCGGGGCAGCGCATCGAGGTGGTGTTGGAGGACGCGCCATGA